A portion of the Falco naumanni isolate bFalNau1 chromosome 9, bFalNau1.pat, whole genome shotgun sequence genome contains these proteins:
- the CARD9 gene encoding caspase recruitment domain-containing protein 9 isoform X7, with translation MLEEDNDETCWNNLENFRVKLISVIDPSRITPYLRQCKVISHDDEEQVLNDPSLVMRKRKAGVLLDILQRTGHKGFEAFLESLELYYPQLYKKITGKEPSRVFSMIIDSAGESGLSQLLMNEIMKLQSTVQEERRKAQELTMWLHAKENTIREMWVRDSLLRKHQERAQKMKEERDSLSKELRKCKDENYNLAMCYAKQSEEKSAALMKNRDLILEIDHLKHSLMKAEDDCKLERKHTMKLKHAIEQRPSHEVMWEIQQEKELLLAKNQELENTLQQVAREQNLENSLSKDTLENDCSQILEERRELMNTIYSLRKELRRAEVLQDKYAEEKEMLELQCVSLRKDSQMYKKRIEAVLQQMEEVASERDQALLTREQFYMQYSKNLVERDAYRKQVRELGERCDEMQLQLFQKESQLLATEAKLKRLQLELPTPTSDLDDTSSRDSQEKISLKDKTSNLALERAVCLQSHQVSRSVA, from the exons ATGTTGGAAGAAGATAATGATGAGACGTGTTGGAATAACCTGGAGAACTTCCGAGTGAAGCTGATCTCTGTGATAGATCCTTCCCGTATAACACCCTACCTCCGCCAGTGCAAAGTGATCAGCCATGACGATGAGGAACAAGTCCTTAACGACCCGAGCCTGGTCATGCGCAAGCGGAAGGCAG GTGTTCTTCTGGACATTCTTCAGCGAACAGGACACAAGGGCTTTGAGGCATTTCTGGAGAGTCTTGAGCTTTATTATCCACAACTGTATAAGAAGATAACTGGCAAGGAGCCCAGCAGGGTTTTCTCTATGATTATAG ACAGTGCTGGGGAATCTGGCCTGAGCCAGCTGCTGATGAACGAGATcatgaagctgcagagcaccgTGCAGGAGGAGCGGCGGAAGGCCCAGGAGCTCACCATGTGGCTGCACGCCAAAGAGAACACGATCAGGGAGATGTGGGTGAGGGACAGCCTGCTCCGCAAACATCAGGAGCGGGCACAGAAGAtgaaggaggagagggacagCCTGAGCAAGGAGCTGCGGAAGTGCAAGGATGAGAACTACAACCTGGCGATGTGCTATGCCAAACAGAGCGAGGAGAAGAGCGCTGCCCTCATGAAGAACCGGGACTTGATCCTAGAG ATCGATCACTTGAAGCACAGCCTCATGAAGGCTGAGGATGACTGCAAACTGGAGCGTAAGCACACGATGAAACTGAAGCACGCCATAGAGCAGCGTCCAAGCCATGAGGTGATGTGGGAGATCCAGCAGGAGAAGGAGTTGCTCTTGGCCAAGAATCAGGAGCTGGAGAACACTCTCCAG CAGGTTGCCAGGGAACAGAATCTGGAGAACAGCCTCTCCAAGGACACTCTGGAGAATGACTGTAGCCAGATACTAGAAGAACGCCGGGAGCTGATGAACACCATTTACAGCCTTCGCAAGGAGCTGCGGCGAGCTGAGGTGCTCCAAGACAAA tatgcagaggaaaaagagatgCTTGAACTACAGTGTGTGTCTCTGAGGAAGGACTCCCAGATGTATAAAAAACGGATTGAAGCTGTCTTGCAGCAAATGGAGGAAGTGGCTTCAGAAAGAGACCAG GCACTCCTGACTCGAGAACAGTTCTATATGCAGTACTCCAAGAACCTGGTCGAGAGGGACGCTTACCGCAAGCAGGTTCGGGAGCTGGGGGAGCGATGTGATGAAATGCAACTGCAGCTTTTCCAAAAGGAGAGTCAGTTACTGGCTACTGAAGCCAAGCTGAAAAGGTTGCAGCTGGAGCTACCCACACCG ACCTCTGACCTGGATGATACCTCCTCCAGAGATTCCCAGGAA aAGATTTCCCTGAAGGACAAGACCAGCAATTTAGCACTCGAGAGAGCAGTCTGCCTCCAAAGTCACCAAGT ttcaaGGAGTGTGGCTTAG
- the CARD9 gene encoding caspase recruitment domain-containing protein 9 isoform X6: MLEEDNDETCWNNLENFRVKLISVIDPSRITPYLRQCKVISHDDEEQVLNDPSLVMRKRKAGVLLDILQRTGHKGFEAFLESLELYYPQLYKKITGKEPSRVFSMIIDSAGESGLSQLLMNEIMKLQSTVQEERRKAQELTMWLHAKENTIREMWVRDSLLRKHQERAQKMKEERDSLSKELRKCKDENYNLAMCYAKQSEEKSAALMKNRDLILEIDHLKHSLMKAEDDCKLERKHTMKLKHAIEQRPSHEVMWEIQQEKELLLAKNQELENTLQQVAREQNLENSLSKDTLENDCSQILEERRELMNTIYSLRKELRRAEVLQDKYAEEKEMLELQCVSLRKDSQMYKKRIEAVLQQMEEVASERDQALLTREQFYMQYSKNLVERDAYRKQVRELGERCDEMQLQLFQKESQLLATEAKLKRLQLELPTPTSDLDDTSSRDSQELTLHGHLDEDTQPTKKDFPEGQDQQFSTRESSLPPKSPSFKECGLANEELAEKERRRMKDCFERYRRSGLQ, translated from the exons ATGTTGGAAGAAGATAATGATGAGACGTGTTGGAATAACCTGGAGAACTTCCGAGTGAAGCTGATCTCTGTGATAGATCCTTCCCGTATAACACCCTACCTCCGCCAGTGCAAAGTGATCAGCCATGACGATGAGGAACAAGTCCTTAACGACCCGAGCCTGGTCATGCGCAAGCGGAAGGCAG GTGTTCTTCTGGACATTCTTCAGCGAACAGGACACAAGGGCTTTGAGGCATTTCTGGAGAGTCTTGAGCTTTATTATCCACAACTGTATAAGAAGATAACTGGCAAGGAGCCCAGCAGGGTTTTCTCTATGATTATAG ACAGTGCTGGGGAATCTGGCCTGAGCCAGCTGCTGATGAACGAGATcatgaagctgcagagcaccgTGCAGGAGGAGCGGCGGAAGGCCCAGGAGCTCACCATGTGGCTGCACGCCAAAGAGAACACGATCAGGGAGATGTGGGTGAGGGACAGCCTGCTCCGCAAACATCAGGAGCGGGCACAGAAGAtgaaggaggagagggacagCCTGAGCAAGGAGCTGCGGAAGTGCAAGGATGAGAACTACAACCTGGCGATGTGCTATGCCAAACAGAGCGAGGAGAAGAGCGCTGCCCTCATGAAGAACCGGGACTTGATCCTAGAG ATCGATCACTTGAAGCACAGCCTCATGAAGGCTGAGGATGACTGCAAACTGGAGCGTAAGCACACGATGAAACTGAAGCACGCCATAGAGCAGCGTCCAAGCCATGAGGTGATGTGGGAGATCCAGCAGGAGAAGGAGTTGCTCTTGGCCAAGAATCAGGAGCTGGAGAACACTCTCCAG CAGGTTGCCAGGGAACAGAATCTGGAGAACAGCCTCTCCAAGGACACTCTGGAGAATGACTGTAGCCAGATACTAGAAGAACGCCGGGAGCTGATGAACACCATTTACAGCCTTCGCAAGGAGCTGCGGCGAGCTGAGGTGCTCCAAGACAAA tatgcagaggaaaaagagatgCTTGAACTACAGTGTGTGTCTCTGAGGAAGGACTCCCAGATGTATAAAAAACGGATTGAAGCTGTCTTGCAGCAAATGGAGGAAGTGGCTTCAGAAAGAGACCAG GCACTCCTGACTCGAGAACAGTTCTATATGCAGTACTCCAAGAACCTGGTCGAGAGGGACGCTTACCGCAAGCAGGTTCGGGAGCTGGGGGAGCGATGTGATGAAATGCAACTGCAGCTTTTCCAAAAGGAGAGTCAGTTACTGGCTACTGAAGCCAAGCTGAAAAGGTTGCAGCTGGAGCTACCCACACCG ACCTCTGACCTGGATGATACCTCCTCCAGAGATTCCCAGGAA CTTACTCTTCATGGTCATCTAGATGAAGATACACAGCCGACTAAAA aAGATTTCCCTGAAGGACAAGACCAGCAATTTAGCACTCGAGAGAGCAGTCTGCCTCCAAAGTCACCAAGT ttcaaGGAGTGTGGCTTAGCCAACGAGGAACTGGCAGAAAAGGAGCGGAGGAGGATGAAGGACTGCTTTGAGCGTTACCGAAGGTCTGGACTTCAGTAA